The Staphylothermus marinus F1 genome has a segment encoding these proteins:
- a CDS encoding helix-turn-helix transcriptional regulator — protein MLKNVSLMSLLLFVALFIVLNSMTPAYLQENLYVYRIVIDVFYDVTDDLGFVEENISLNTVPNQLIEIDVPLIPPPTGGKGYYELINISYSPTHKNVYLSYSVDKKRNVVKLVFNATKSVLVRYAIYNYLDEIGIGVYGLLMDLSNFSIANNMYAKIRIIGNYTVDVYPSLNVSITSSKDVVTIELNDPQPYTIIIVEKGFEEITTPPMTSPTTSMETSVQQQPLAILGTNDLILISAIVIATLLLLYLIWRRHRAGVEVETIAPGDIFSDETIRDIIVAIGDLGGEIKQSDLVRATGRPKSTISRRVKRLSEEGFVEIIRKGKYNIVKLTPKGKEIYGKIKSEEKSKE, from the coding sequence TTGCTGAAAAATGTTTCATTAATGTCTCTATTATTGTTCGTAGCATTGTTTATTGTATTGAATAGTATGACACCTGCATATTTACAGGAGAATTTATATGTTTATAGAATTGTTATAGATGTCTTCTATGATGTAACGGACGATCTAGGTTTTGTGGAAGAAAACATCTCTTTAAATACAGTACCAAACCAATTAATAGAGATTGATGTGCCACTTATTCCCCCACCTACAGGTGGTAAGGGATACTATGAACTAATAAATATAAGTTATTCACCTACTCACAAAAACGTATATCTAAGCTATAGCGTCGATAAGAAGAGAAACGTGGTAAAATTAGTATTTAACGCTACAAAAAGTGTTCTAGTTAGATATGCCATATATAATTATCTCGACGAGATCGGTATTGGAGTTTACGGTTTACTAATGGATTTATCAAACTTCTCAATTGCTAACAACATGTATGCTAAGATAAGAATTATAGGTAATTATACTGTAGATGTGTATCCATCATTGAACGTAAGCATAACAAGCAGTAAAGATGTGGTCACAATAGAATTAAATGATCCACAACCCTACACTATAATAATCGTTGAGAAAGGCTTTGAAGAAATAACGACTCCCCCTATGACTTCGCCAACTACAAGTATGGAAACTAGTGTTCAGCAACAACCATTAGCAATTCTGGGAACCAATGATCTAATACTTATATCAGCTATAGTAATAGCAACATTACTATTACTATATCTGATATGGAGAAGACATAGAGCAGGTGTAGAGGTTGAAACAATTGCTCCAGGCGATATTTTCAGTGATGAAACAATAAGGGATATTATTGTGGCAATCGGCGATTTGGGGGGAGAAATTAAACAAAGCGATCTCGTTAGAGCTACTGGTAGACCGAAATCAACAATAAGTAGGAGAGTAAAGAGATTGTCTGAAGAAGGGTTTGTCGAAATAATTCGTAAAGGCAAATATAATATTGTGAAACTAACCCCGAAGGGGAAAGAAATTTATGGAAAAATAAAATCTGAGGAGAAGAGCAAAGAATGA
- a CDS encoding MoaD/ThiS family protein has translation MRIKVKYMLWLREKIGIEQEEFKLDRETTLENLVRMIILKHREAEKYLSNIFSDNNPFIILVNGRPGRKNYILKDNDLVTILPPVSGG, from the coding sequence ATGAGAATCAAAGTTAAATATATGCTATGGCTACGCGAGAAAATAGGAATAGAACAAGAAGAATTCAAACTAGATAGAGAAACTACTTTAGAAAACCTAGTAAGAATGATCATCCTTAAACATAGAGAAGCAGAGAAATATCTAAGCAATATTTTTAGTGACAATAACCCCTTCATAATACTGGTCAATGGAAGACCTGGAAGGAAAAACTATATACTAAAAGACAACGACTTAGTCACAATTCTCCCCCCTGTATCAGGAGGATAA
- a CDS encoding methionine synthase → MYGKIRTSHVGSFPLPHSLDNLRMIIDDLWRIKLDAPPYPQLRSFIDIYLKPLADKGLLKEKNGFYFLESKESFKDIEYLEPSINEAEYMIKYLEEKKYGFKWLRAPVTGAFTLASRIYLSKDISVGLHGTLLRKKSLIEYIVEYVRKHITYMSRLGYNILFIDEPVLGVIVGKRRILFGFSQEEIIEIINHIFSKAPGEHGIHVCGRISPKLFETLAITDKLDILNFEFHDNPMNIESINPSLLEENNKVLAPGIASAKKPVIEPYDELSDLLRKIGEKTMWRIDLVSADCGFGGLATDSGDPYKAYRIGLEKLHRIIEVVRLLQKK, encoded by the coding sequence ATGTATGGGAAGATTAGGACAAGCCATGTTGGAAGCTTTCCTCTTCCTCACAGCTTAGATAATCTTAGGATGATCATAGATGATTTATGGAGAATTAAACTAGATGCACCACCATATCCTCAGCTGAGAAGCTTTATAGACATATATCTCAAACCCTTAGCAGATAAGGGGTTATTAAAGGAAAAGAACGGGTTTTATTTCTTAGAATCTAAGGAGTCATTTAAGGATATAGAATATTTAGAGCCAAGCATTAATGAAGCAGAATATATGATAAAGTATCTTGAAGAGAAAAAATATGGTTTTAAATGGCTCAGAGCACCTGTAACAGGAGCTTTTACCTTAGCATCTAGAATATACTTATCCAAAGACATAAGTGTGGGGCTACATGGAACGCTTCTCCGAAAAAAATCCCTGATAGAATACATTGTAGAATATGTTAGAAAACATATCACATATATGAGCAGGTTAGGCTATAACATATTATTTATTGATGAACCAGTCCTCGGAGTCATTGTTGGTAAGAGAAGAATACTGTTCGGCTTCTCCCAAGAAGAAATCATAGAAATAATAAATCATATATTCTCAAAAGCACCAGGTGAACACGGCATACATGTATGCGGGAGAATATCGCCTAAACTATTCGAAACATTAGCAATCACGGATAAACTAGACATTCTAAACTTCGAATTCCACGATAACCCCATGAACATCGAATCAATAAATCCAAGCCTGTTAGAGGAGAATAATAAAGTTCTAGCTCCGGGAATTGCTAGTGCTAAGAAACCAGTTATTGAACCATATGATGAACTAAGTGATTTACTCAGGAAGATAGGTGAAAAAACCATGTGGAGAATAGACTTAGTCTCAGCAGATTGCGGCTTCGGCGGATTGGCTACAGACTCAGGCGATCCATATAAAGCATACCGTATAGGATTAGAGAAGCTACATAGGATAATTGAAGTAGTAAGGCTTCTCCAAAAGAAATAG
- a CDS encoding ASKHA domain-containing protein, whose protein sequence is MHKNCEKVTIKVVGYGEIPACKGDNLGLILASKSIIPLPCGGRGLCGLCRVKVYGETNPITGNEVVHGLRGDERLACQVLVMGDLVVEAEKPRIISVPKYSINIPLKQINPIIKIARLEKLPYRNKNYVVINEPRPSNYIFLEDTVLSTTGDPEKILLIDLGTTKIAYQAITINGEVIDEKISINPLNIYGADIITRITNVLEKPESLQEMSLMLRKEANSIAEEFNTGSIFIAGNSVMEHLYLGLPIETLAEKPFQPLFHGPFLTYTYNKPTILAPLIAGYVGGDAYSELIASLKLALKKPYMIIDLGTNTEVLLVTSDKIYATSTPAGPAFEGHLARGSSIVYGGIYKVEIVDSKNGEPVFNYKYINKPYGLLGTGIISLVAELLRHKYIDEKGRFLKGYKRINNIKTYIIDKENHVFFTQKDLREFQKAYAAVKTAWIILCRKAGIKCEDLEHVIIAGSFGSNIESSDLIDLGLVPVVEDDRLAYAGNMVLSGLKVMVLDSNMFKMYRSILEKIIHINLAEEEDYMRTWINSLNIVSLRGSK, encoded by the coding sequence ATGCATAAAAACTGTGAAAAAGTAACTATAAAAGTTGTTGGCTACGGAGAAATACCCGCGTGTAAAGGAGATAATTTAGGATTAATACTAGCATCAAAAAGCATCATACCATTACCATGCGGCGGCAGAGGATTATGCGGATTATGTAGAGTAAAAGTATATGGAGAAACGAATCCTATAACTGGAAACGAAGTTGTTCATGGATTAAGGGGAGATGAGAGACTAGCTTGCCAAGTACTAGTAATGGGGGACCTCGTTGTTGAAGCCGAGAAGCCGAGAATAATTAGTGTTCCAAAATACTCGATAAATATCCCGCTTAAACAAATAAATCCTATAATCAAAATTGCTCGTTTAGAAAAGCTACCATATAGAAACAAAAACTATGTAGTAATAAATGAGCCGAGACCATCTAATTATATATTTTTAGAAGATACCGTCCTTTCCACGACAGGGGACCCTGAAAAAATATTATTGATTGATCTAGGAACAACTAAGATAGCATATCAAGCAATAACAATTAATGGAGAGGTAATTGATGAGAAAATAAGTATTAATCCACTCAACATTTACGGTGCAGATATAATTACAAGAATAACTAATGTTCTAGAAAAACCTGAAAGTCTCCAAGAAATGAGTTTAATGCTTAGAAAAGAAGCTAACAGTATTGCTGAAGAATTCAATACTGGATCAATATTTATTGCTGGGAACAGTGTTATGGAGCATCTATATTTAGGTCTCCCAATAGAAACATTGGCTGAAAAGCCATTTCAACCACTATTTCACGGCCCCTTCCTAACATATACATATAATAAGCCAACAATACTAGCCCCCCTAATAGCGGGTTATGTTGGAGGAGATGCTTATTCTGAACTAATAGCGTCTCTCAAGTTAGCATTGAAGAAGCCATACATGATTATAGATTTGGGAACAAATACTGAAGTATTACTTGTAACCAGTGATAAAATATATGCTACGAGCACACCTGCTGGACCAGCTTTCGAGGGACACTTAGCCAGAGGATCATCGATTGTTTACGGCGGAATATATAAAGTTGAGATCGTTGATTCCAAAAATGGCGAACCAGTTTTCAATTATAAATACATTAATAAACCATATGGATTGCTTGGAACAGGAATTATTAGTTTAGTTGCTGAACTCCTCCGCCATAAATACATTGATGAGAAAGGCAGGTTTCTTAAAGGCTATAAACGCATCAATAATATTAAAACATATATTATCGACAAGGAAAATCATGTATTCTTTACACAGAAGGATCTAAGGGAGTTTCAGAAAGCTTATGCAGCAGTTAAAACAGCTTGGATAATACTATGTAGAAAAGCTGGGATTAAATGTGAAGATTTAGAACATGTAATTATTGCTGGGAGCTTCGGCTCAAATATTGAATCCAGTGATCTTATCGATTTAGGTCTTGTACCTGTAGTAGAGGATGATAGGTTAGCTTATGCTGGAAACATGGTTTTATCTGGTTTGAAAGTTATGGTGCTTGATTCTAACATGTTTAAGATGTATAGATCTATTCTGGAGAAGATTA
- a CDS encoding glycosyltransferase has protein sequence MVLKIGFASTYPPTHCGVGEYTRMLITALKSLYPRINAYVLADKRGGDRRFDELAKVEIIPSFEHEETSYRELLDNLALINGVDILHIQHEYGIFGKHNGLIEAVEEARKERLVGKIVITMHTVDHPYTLRSGTLEFQRQLNKFDAIIVHSALQEFELIHQGIDPSKIIRIPHGTLLNPYLWLPRFKLAEPLGISEDQLVGFIIGVPGFLRKDKGLDILVKAVKPLLHDGDYTVIVAGETRDPVLRKELEDMVRNGPNMIFIERWLTSEEILKLVALVDAVVLPYRDRPASYSVSGILHLSMGGLKPIIGTRAPRLIELYHHAPRMTVPVRNPNELTKKIRWLRANYDVAIAYMSSVYSYAVRTEWHRIARRHLSLYAYVLGVEKSILSGE, from the coding sequence ATGGTTTTAAAAATTGGTTTTGCAAGCACTTATCCCCCTACTCATTGTGGGGTTGGAGAATATACTCGTATGCTTATTACTGCTTTGAAGAGTTTGTATCCACGTATAAACGCATATGTATTAGCTGATAAGAGAGGTGGGGATAGGAGATTTGATGAGTTAGCTAAAGTAGAAATTATACCGAGTTTCGAACATGAAGAAACTAGTTATAGGGAATTGCTAGATAATCTAGCTCTCATTAATGGTGTTGATATCCTACATATACAGCATGAATATGGTATTTTCGGTAAACATAATGGTTTAATAGAAGCTGTTGAAGAAGCTAGAAAGGAGAGGCTTGTAGGGAAAATAGTTATAACAATGCATACTGTTGATCACCCATACACTCTTAGATCAGGAACATTAGAGTTTCAAAGACAATTAAACAAATTTGATGCAATAATTGTTCACAGTGCTCTACAAGAATTCGAGCTAATACATCAGGGAATCGATCCATCAAAAATTATAAGAATACCGCATGGAACACTCTTAAACCCATATCTATGGCTACCTAGATTCAAATTAGCAGAACCACTGGGAATATCCGAGGACCAACTTGTAGGGTTCATAATCGGTGTTCCAGGATTTCTTAGAAAAGATAAAGGCTTAGATATTCTTGTAAAAGCTGTAAAGCCTCTCCTACATGACGGTGACTACACAGTTATAGTTGCTGGAGAAACAAGGGATCCCGTGTTGAGGAAAGAACTCGAGGACATGGTTAGGAACGGGCCCAACATGATCTTTATAGAGAGATGGTTAACAAGTGAAGAGATACTGAAACTTGTTGCATTAGTAGATGCTGTCGTCTTACCCTATAGGGATAGGCCAGCATCATATTCTGTCTCAGGCATACTACACTTATCAATGGGCGGGTTAAAACCCATCATTGGAACTAGGGCTCCGAGATTGATAGAACTATATCATCATGCGCCGAGAATGACTGTTCCAGTTAGAAACCCTAATGAGCTGACAAAGAAAATTAGATGGTTGAGAGCTAACTATGATGTAGCAATAGCGTATATGAGCAGTGTCTATAGCTATGCTGTTAGGACAGAATGGCATAGAATAGCTAGGAGACATTTATCTCTCTATGCTTATGTTTTAGGTGTTGAAAAATCTATTCTTTCAGGCGAATAA
- a CDS encoding fmu protein: MPWEGEYIIRDFLEKHRDAELIPLNKPFKQSPILPGTMRAWPHIHGTIGFYYALLKKK; this comes from the coding sequence TTGCCTTGGGAGGGAGAATATATTATCAGGGATTTCCTGGAAAAACATAGGGATGCAGAGCTTATACCATTAAATAAGCCATTCAAACAATCACCTATCCTGCCAGGTACAATGCGTGCATGGCCCCATATACATGGCACCATAGGCTTCTACTATGCATTACTAAAGAAAAAATAA
- a CDS encoding cobalamin B12-binding domain-containing protein, translating to MSVEELFDKLYNCLVDLDKDCVLDNVIKLLDMGVKALDIVLGPMSKAMEEIGRLYEEGEYFIAELMEAADIFKEAMKILEPRLRLEAKSMAQGRKRLRIVLATVKGDIHDIGKTLVGVMLQAAGHEVIDLGVDVDAEKIIDAIIKYKPQIIGLSALLSTTARYMRVIIEELEKNGLREKVKVLVGGAATTREFAEKIGADGWAPNAIEAVKLVNKIAEEYIDA from the coding sequence GTGAGTGTTGAGGAGTTATTTGATAAGCTCTACAATTGTCTTGTAGATTTGGATAAGGACTGTGTATTGGATAATGTTATAAAACTGTTGGATATGGGGGTTAAAGCTTTAGATATTGTGCTTGGACCTATGAGTAAAGCTATGGAGGAGATCGGCAGATTATATGAGGAGGGAGAATATTTTATAGCGGAGCTTATGGAGGCAGCAGACATATTTAAGGAGGCAATGAAGATATTGGAGCCAAGGTTGAGATTAGAAGCTAAATCTATGGCTCAGGGTAGGAAGAGGCTAAGAATAGTATTGGCAACTGTTAAGGGAGATATACATGATATAGGTAAAACACTTGTGGGAGTTATGTTGCAAGCAGCTGGGCATGAAGTGATTGATCTAGGTGTTGATGTTGATGCTGAAAAAATAATTGATGCAATCATAAAATATAAGCCTCAAATAATTGGTTTAAGTGCGTTACTATCTACAACTGCGAGATATATGAGAGTAATAATTGAGGAGTTAGAAAAGAATGGTTTAAGGGAGAAAGTAAAAGTTTTAGTAGGAGGAGCAGCTACTACTAGGGAATTCGCGGAAAAAATTGGTGCGGATGGCTGGGCTCCCAACGCTATCGAGGCTGTGAAGCTTGTGAATAAGATTGCTGAGGAGTATATAGATGCATAA
- a CDS encoding DNA primase, producing the protein MAVTIIDYRNYPFLADLKDTLNYRWPGLKLSDIISMPNNYPRLRAMVLLKSIVSKRKIPPPKSTSEDEVLAFYTLISIVKLLKDKKLSSIVAVTYAKHAYRYLQNEPVNTLLKISNILGIKAELSRNYPLIPIDLKRNKPIFEPRPIGIDLKDYLKLTAKRLARDPKYSLVNQVVHRGKVFLNKKIFSRILEEAIHHKILDIIENIKVEENKFRELIEEARKILDEIEWMQKRMLDIEIEKNTEGVIDFEAFPPCMKILLNRLRSGENLGHHERFTIAAFLARIGMDIDSMLEFFKNAPDFNEKIARYQLEHIAGLRGSRKKYLPYSCESMKTLNLCPINGQCRGGKNPLAVYKYNVRMKYLKKTSKETKTKQASR; encoded by the coding sequence TTGGCTGTAACAATAATAGATTATAGAAACTACCCATTCCTAGCAGACCTAAAAGATACCTTAAACTATAGATGGCCAGGACTAAAACTATCTGATATCATATCTATGCCTAATAATTATCCAAGACTCCGCGCTATGGTTTTGCTTAAATCAATAGTTTCAAAAAGAAAAATACCGCCTCCGAAATCTACTAGTGAAGACGAAGTATTAGCATTCTATACATTAATCTCAATAGTTAAGCTTTTAAAAGATAAGAAACTTTCAAGCATAGTCGCGGTTACATATGCGAAGCACGCATATAGATATTTACAAAATGAACCAGTCAATACATTATTGAAAATATCCAATATACTTGGAATCAAAGCTGAATTATCAAGAAACTATCCATTAATTCCTATCGATTTAAAAAGAAATAAACCAATATTTGAACCCAGACCGATCGGTATTGATTTAAAAGATTACTTAAAACTCACAGCTAAAAGGCTGGCACGGGATCCAAAATATTCTTTAGTTAACCAAGTTGTGCATAGAGGAAAAGTATTCTTAAACAAGAAAATTTTTTCTAGAATACTAGAAGAAGCTATACACCATAAAATATTGGATATTATAGAGAATATAAAGGTTGAAGAAAATAAGTTCCGGGAACTAATAGAGGAAGCCAGAAAAATTTTAGACGAAATTGAATGGATGCAGAAGAGAATGCTAGACATTGAAATAGAGAAAAACACTGAGGGAGTAATAGATTTTGAAGCATTTCCACCATGCATGAAAATACTCCTCAATAGGCTTAGATCAGGGGAGAACCTAGGGCATCACGAAAGATTCACTATTGCTGCGTTCCTGGCAAGAATAGGTATGGATATCGACTCAATGCTGGAATTCTTTAAAAACGCGCCAGATTTTAATGAGAAAATAGCTCGGTATCAATTGGAACACATAGCCGGTCTCAGAGGTTCTAGGAAAAAATATTTACCATATAGTTGTGAATCTATGAAAACATTAAATCTTTGCCCTATAAACGGTCAATGTAGAGGTGGAAAGAATCCATTGGCTGTATATAAATATAATGTACGAATGAAATATTTGAAGAAAACCAGTAAAGAAACTAAAACAAAACAAGCATCACGGTGA
- a CDS encoding macro domain-containing protein, whose protein sequence is MVRIEEICKINYRGAVIKGVKGDITELDVEAIVNPANSFMLMGGGLAGVLKRKGGEIIENEAKKFAPVPVGKAVVTIAGVLKAKYIIHAPTMEKPAMRINPENAYKATFAALTKAFDLSLNRIAVPGMGTGVGGLSPSDAGKAMAKAIKEFLDIIPSGIKEILVVDLNPEIPRMVCKALQEMIREARNENQS, encoded by the coding sequence ATGGTTAGAATAGAAGAAATCTGTAAGATCAATTATAGAGGAGCAGTGATCAAGGGTGTTAAGGGAGATATTACAGAACTAGATGTTGAAGCCATAGTTAACCCAGCTAATAGCTTTATGTTAATGGGCGGCGGTTTAGCAGGGGTTCTGAAGAGGAAGGGTGGAGAAATCATTGAGAATGAGGCCAAGAAGTTTGCACCAGTACCTGTTGGTAAAGCTGTTGTAACTATTGCAGGCGTATTAAAGGCTAAATACATAATTCATGCTCCAACAATGGAGAAGCCTGCTATGAGGATCAATCCGGAAAACGCGTATAAAGCAACATTTGCTGCTCTAACAAAAGCATTTGATCTATCGTTGAATAGGATAGCAGTACCAGGTATGGGAACGGGTGTTGGAGGACTATCTCCCAGCGACGCAGGGAAAGCTATGGCTAAAGCAATAAAGGAATTTCTAGATATAATCCCTTCAGGGATCAAAGAGATACTCGTGGTTGACTTAAATCCCGAAATACCCAGAATGGTCTGCAAAGCCTTACAGGAAATGATTAGGGAAGCAAGAAATGAGAATCAAAGTTAA
- a CDS encoding 5,10-methylenetetrahydrofolate reductase, which translates to MEYLFELVPWKKKLVDEIVDLAKDFFSIYTIPEGPGGYPGIYSLATAMYLKYKYDLKTFPHVRLYDINRLALLSIANAVEAYGLDGLVLLRGDKPWQGRIVEDIGTEEALGLLKKKNYRFRKGAIISLRYPFEKIMERIRLGADFYHAINYDASKDQLLSMIYREASRLGVKILCIYSFRDW; encoded by the coding sequence ATGGAGTATTTATTCGAACTTGTTCCTTGGAAAAAGAAATTAGTAGATGAAATTGTTGATTTAGCAAAGGATTTCTTTAGTATTTACACTATTCCAGAAGGCCCTGGAGGTTATCCTGGTATATATAGTTTGGCTACTGCAATGTATCTTAAATATAAGTATGATCTGAAAACATTTCCTCATGTAAGACTATATGATATAAACAGGTTAGCGCTTTTATCAATTGCTAATGCGGTAGAAGCATATGGTTTGGATGGATTAGTTCTACTTAGAGGAGATAAGCCATGGCAAGGGAGAATAGTTGAGGATATAGGTACGGAGGAAGCACTTGGTCTGCTTAAAAAGAAAAACTATAGGTTTAGGAAAGGGGCAATTATTAGTTTAAGATACCCGTTTGAAAAGATAATGGAGAGAATAAGGCTTGGAGCAGATTTTTATCATGCAATAAACTACGATGCAAGTAAGGACCAGTTGCTTAGCATGATTTATCGGGAAGCTAGTAGGTTAGGTGTGAAAATATTATGTATTTATTCTTTTAGGGATTGGTAA